A genomic segment from Pectinophora gossypiella chromosome 3, ilPecGoss1.1, whole genome shotgun sequence encodes:
- the LOC126381731 gene encoding uncharacterized protein LOC126381731 — protein sequence MRPAAVLLTLVAAIAAEAPYHLPRPAPHAPQFHYHQHHPAPPPPPQPRPPPPPPAPQPNFGYQYQQPSAGPTFVQPAPQPQPNYYQPPQPQPQPQPQPLPVYQPQPQPQPQPQPQPQSPGYNYPAPQPQYIPRPAPQPAPQPAPQPPPVYYAPQPQPAPQPQPIPQPQPVYYSPPQPAPQPQPAPQPAPQPIYYAPPQPAPQPQPQPQPQPQPQPQPQLPPSSSYGVPILPVARPAPAPQPQPLPQPLPQPQPQPQILPQPLPQQIYQPSQGYSYPQPQTQPRAQPQQQPQLSSYQADSNQYSSAAQSQTHSDALDSTTLNHVQNIVREHEHSSAKSAGYQSLVSGVSLEDARPSIEISSYVQNSPASSQTSSSSSSSSGSSSTALSNPSQDYGLPSANSQSSSDLSSNFLPQTQPASSYGAP from the exons ATGAGGCCCGCG GCAGTTTTATTGACGCTGGTAGCGGCTATAGCGGCAGAAGCGCCGTATCACCTCCCGCGGCCGGCGCCACACGCGCCGCAGTTCCACTACCACCAGCACCacccggcgccgccgccgccaccacaACCCCGCCCGCCGCCACCGCCCCCGGCACCACAACCTAACTTTGGATACCAGTACCAGCAACCGAGTGCCGGTCCCACTTTCGTGCAGCCCGCGCCTCAACCACAGCCTAACTACTACCAGCCACCACAACCCCAACCTCAACCTCAGCCGCAACCTCTCCCAGTGTACCAACCACAACCCCAACCCCAACCACAACCTCAACCTCAACCACAATCTCCGGGCTATAACTACCCTGCGCCTCAGCCACAGTACATTCCCAGGCCCGCGCCACAACCCGCGCCTCAACCCGCACCGCAACCACCACCAGTGTACTACGCTCCACAACCACAGCCGGCTCCTCAGCCGCAACCTATACCCCAGCCACAACCCGTGTACTACTCTCCACCCCAACCGGCACCTCAGCCGCAACCTGCGCCTCAACCGGCCCCGCAACCTATTTACTACGCACCACCCCAGCCGGCTCCTCAGCCACAGCCGCAACCACAACCACAACCCCAGCCGCAACCACAACCGCAACTGCCTCCCAGCTCATCTTATGGAGTCCCCATCCTGCCAGTAGCTCGCCCGGCGCCTGCTCCGCAGCCGCAGCCCCTGCCCCAGCCCCTGCCGCAGCCTCAACCGCAGCCACAGATCTTGCCGCAGCCACTGCCGCAACAGATCTACCAGCCTAGTCAAGGATATTCTTATCCTCAACCTCAAACGCAGCCTCGAGCACAACCCCAACAGCAGCCTCAGCTGTCGAGCTACCAGGCCGATTCCAACCAGTACAGCAGCGCAGCTCAGTCACAAACGCACAGTGATGCACTCGACTCGACCACTCTTAACCACGTCCAGAATATTGTAAGGGAACACGAACACAGTTCGGCTAAGAGCGCGGGCTACCAGTCGCTGGTGTCAGGCGTATCGCTAGAGGACGCGAGACCTAGTATTGAGATTTCGTCGTACGTCCAGAACTCTCCTGCGTCAAGccaaacttcatcatcatcatcatcatcatcagggtCATCATCGACAGCTTTGTCGAACCCCTCGCAGGACTACGGTCTACCTAGCGCTAACAGTCAGTCAAGCTCTGACCTATCTAGCAACTTCCTGCCACAGACGCAACCCGCCTCTTCTTATGGCGCTCCCTAA
- the LOC126382295 gene encoding uncharacterized protein LOC126382295, producing the protein MATYINCTNPDEFYQLIPLRRPEKTGWQEPTMPPAFLETQKLQTTVTQKASEEKMSKLSLDDKDPMEQFPQGGELRDELFNNKSAVHLPPLELMHRGHLRLKVTRDMMQTALNAFGILLGGNVDDVLALPPDYVLRSARTIAMMKLRNEKLYALWTVVKNDRKASEVPHYELEMYRPLFKYLSGREISRLNLSDDRILRFIGTHPDLDRHQMGVVATKILRTIPNWRDANYINLMNNILCGIPMHILHNLSINIFLQFPHQLVPRSCTRFKMTCLHRESNLEPPDREPALPVIGMPYSWDARDVSRLGLLMADVDGQDLAMINPESMSGITARK; encoded by the exons ATGGCTACAT ATATAAATTGCACCAACCCGGATGAATTCTACCAGCTTATCCCGCTACGACGGCCAGAGAAAACTGGTTGGCAAGAACCTACCATGCCTCCTGCCTTCCTGGAGACCCAGAAATTACAGACGACAGTAACACAAAAAG CAAGTGAAGAGAAAATGAGTAAATTATCTCTAGACGACAAAGATCCAATGGAACAGTTTCCCCAAGGTGGCGAACTGCG AGATGAGCTGTTCAATAACAAGTCTGCTGTGCACTTGCCTCCTTTGGAGCTGATGCATCGAGGACATCTCAGACTGAAAGTGACCCGGGACATGATGCAGACTGCGCTGAATGCCTTCGGTATTCTGCTGGGAGGCAACGTAGATGATGTGCTGGCCCTACCTCCTGACTATGTACTGCGATCC GCCCGCACAATAGCCATGATGAAGTTAAGGAATGAGAAACTATATGCCCTGTGGACCGTGGTGAAGAACGACCGCAAGGCTTCGGAAGTGCCGCACTATGAGCTGGAGATGTATCGACCACTCTTCAAGTACCTCAGCGGAAGAGAAATATCGCGTCTGAACCTCTCCGATGACAGAATCCTCAGGTTTATTGGCACGCATCCTGATCTTGACAGGCATCAG ATGGGTGTGGTGGCCACCAAGATCTTGCGGACCATTCCCAACTGGCGTGATGCGAATTACATCAACTTGATGAACAACATTCTCTGCGGCATACCCATGCACATTTTGCATAACCTGTCTATAAACATCTTCCTTCAGTTCCCTCATCAG CTAGTCCCTCGGTCGTGTACGAGGTTCAAGATGACTTGTCTCCACCGCGAATCGAACTtagaacctccggatcgcgagccagCTCTACCG GTGATTGGTATGCCGTACAGCTGGGACGCACGGGATGTGTCCCGGTTAGGGCTCCTCATGGCCGATGTCGATGGACAGGACCTGGCTATGATCAATCCAGAATCTATGTCCGGTATCACTGCACGT AAATGA